cccattgctgaggtttctaggcccaaaatggcccagaaattgcttctgggcctAAGGGGTGCGGGGGGGCGGATGGATTGCCCCCCCACATTGTACCCCGTCATGCAGGACGGGGTACCCTACCCCCGCACACCGGGGGCGGGGGACAGGGAAGcatttccccatccgccccatgcgggggcggggtgccGGGGGAGGAGGGGGGGTCTACCCCGCATCGTATGGtgcaggtagcacccctaataTATTAGAATTAGAACTATAAAATATACAGTAGCCAAGGTGTTTCGACAATTATTACcagtttttttctctttgttgcaaTCTTCTCCACGGGTGGAACCCTCCTCTTATTTGGAGATCTCCCTTTCCCTCGAACAACGTTAGggcttaaaatctttttatccTTATCCAAGACCACCGTTGGGTTCACCTAAGTTGATTGGAATGTCGAGTCACACGTTGAACCGATGCATGTTTTATCAAACTCGTCAACATAGTGCATAAATGCATGGACTTTGTTAGTGTTTGAGGATATTTTGGCTACTAATTTCGAACATCTTTGAATCATCAGCTCGTAATTACACGTGTCTGACCTACCCCGCACGTCATCATAACTACTTCTGATTAGTGTGTAATGcatttttatgtcatttctccattgatctaggaaatATACATCTGGCAgcacattaatatttttcaactgaCAAACTCTAAGTGCATGCCTACATATAATCTCCCTCATCTTAAACAATCCACAAGTGCATTTTACCTCACACTCATCTTCGTTATAGTAAACTGAGTAATGAACTCTTTTGGTTTGCTCATCAAACGATATTTTATCCAACACATCAAATGTTAAAATGCAACCTTGTGTGCTTACCAACTAACAATTACAACACATTAGGCCCATCAACTCTCGTTGGACCTCCTTAAACTTTGCATTGGTATAGACTTTTTgaaattgcttctcaatgttaAAAGGGGAGACGCAGGGTATAGTTTGGTTGCTACAATTGAAATCAGCAGTTGTCTCGGCCTCCACTTTCTTTCTAAGAGCATTATCAAATTGGTCAACAAATTCTTTCAACGTCATCCCAGCATGGACATACccgtcaaaaaatgcattcatactttcgGACCTTTgcattgtactcattccagcctAAAATACACTCTTGAGGAAGACTGGAACCCAAAAGGACCTCTCCTCATATAAGGACTGAAGCCAATTGTTGCCGAACAGATCATACTTTGCAAGTAGTTGACCCTAGCTCTCCTCAAATTTTGTAGTGGTATGCGAATCATATAATGCAGACTGAATGTCAGTTTTCAACCCATAGTTGAATTTTGCGTGCGATCCTAACTTCTCTGGAAGTTTGCGCATTATATGCCATAAACAATATCTATGGCGAGTTTCACGGAATACAATAGCAATTGCATTCTTCATCGCTCAATCTTGGTCGGTTATGATAGCTTTGGGCGCCCTACCCTTCATGCAATCCAACCACATTTggaacaaccaaacaaaactaTGTGTGTCCTCGCTTGATAGCAATCCCGCCCTGAATAGTATGGACTGGCCATGATGGTTAACACCAACGAATGGAGCAAAAGGCATACCGTACCTATTTGTTAGGTACGTTGTATCTTTCGATACAACGTCTCCAAAATACTCATAGGCGGCTCGACTccgtgcatcagcccaaaacacATTCCGTAGCCTTCCATCATCATCCACGTCCATGTAAGAAACAAAGCTATCGTTCTGATCTCTCATTCTTTTGAAAAACTCATTAAGTGCATTGCTACCTCCTTTACCCAACCTTAAATATCTAGCTTTGTCAATATAATTCCTACAATCTTTCTCTTGAAAAGCCAGATTCTCATAACCCCCCGCGTTAACTACAAGAGAATAAAAGTTCTTGTTCATTCGTATACCAGCTCTATCATTCAGCTCGAGGATCCTTTGACTATATTCATCTAGATGCTTGTGCGATTGCAAGAGTCTACTATTCTTGGGGCTCAAAGTAATATGGTTGTGAGAATTTTCTGCAGTAGTCAAAACCAATTTCTCATGACAGTTCAATGTTACATTTACCTTCACCTTACAATCCGTTTTAGTTGTTGCTCGTGGCTTCGAGATATTAGTGTTTGGCTTCGGATAGTACTTTCCGCCACGGGCACAACCAATAGTCAGATACACAGGcctcccatcatcatctctTTTAGTCCTCTGTGTCCTTACGCCAAAACCTTCTTGCTTGGCATACTGCTTATAGTAGGCAATAAGCTCTTTCTCACTGTCAAACTCCATACCGAATCTTAGTGGTTCAACTTGTACCTCATCATCCGGGACAACAGTGCTACCCTCTAAATCTTCATTTATGTCGAAGAGCATTTCTATGAATGGAAACATAAGGATGAATTAGCATCAATTCAATATTAGCGTCATTAAATACATAGAATCGAATAGTATAATACCATCAGCATCATGACaacttccaaaatttttttcaaattcagaTTCTACACTATTTGGTATCATTGACGCGGGAAGCATTTCTTACCTCAAGTCTTCCGAATTACTTGACGACTGGTACTGATTATAAGGTGGCATCTGCTCAATAGTAGCACGacgttaaaaaaaatgaaatgacttTAAACAAATTAAGTAACATGTAGATTTTTTGAATTTGGATAACAAACTCAAATATACCCGACATGAATCTTCAACTCTAATAAAATCCTCCAAATTACTCAGTGGAGGGTAGGGAATCTCGTGAGGATGCTGCCATTATGCAATTAGTTAGGCATGAGCATGTCAAACACactttaatagaaaataaaacatcaacCTGCCTACTCACATGGTCGACATTTGGAGATCCAAATAAATTCTGATGTGTGTAAAATCGCTGTGAAGTCGACGTCGAAGGTCTGGGTGCCATTCTATCTTCCTCTTCCCCCATCATACTAAAATTAAGTCAGTCTTCCGAGGCTTTAATTCAGACtgcacaaaagaagaaaaataaacattaaactGTCACAGTTAATATAGAATCTCACACTTGAATAACTGTGAAAATATTATTGCTACAAATAGCATTTTTTGCTAGTGGGAGTTATTAATGCAACCTCTCAATAAGGGCAAATATCCAACACTGTTTATTTGGATGTTATTCACAATttctaaatttatctatttaacctatgaaaaagaataaaaatactaGGACCAAAGAATTTCTAAATCAGATTGGGAAATCCAAGATGGAGCTCTTGCCTCACAACATGCAcagaaacaacaagaaaaatagcaacTGGCTGATTCCCAAAATTCTGAAATCACATTTGAATAAACTACTGGCCTAGAATCAGTATTGGCAACTAGCATATGACCCAAAGTTAACACTAAAattaagttattgcatgaatggAAGTAGTTCTTGAATAATTTCATAACCAAGTCATGGTGATACTTACTATGAAACAAGACTAGCATTCAATTCAGAACTTCAAATGATGACCACtgcataaaaatttttaatttctagaccttaaatatttttttaaaaatctcaacactataaatcaatatatgaaaatttttgtagaaaatCACAGACTGGGCAAAACTGCAAAGTTCTCAATAACGTCCCAGAACCTTGGTGGTAGATTTTAATTACATGATCTTTCctttcaaaataacattataatGAATCATACTCTATAACTGCTGCATATATAATCATACAAACCAGTATCAAAGCCAAATGAGATCCAACCCAATAAGCCAAATGTAAagctaataatatttttattcattataataATCCCCAATAAGCATAATCAATGAGGAAATGCTAAAAGTCAACTTTTTCCCAAGTTGGGAATTTGGGAGAAGCATTTCTGCACTACAATTTACAGCAGATAATAGAAATGATGAAAGCAAAATCAAAGGAATTTGAATTCACATAAGAAAGATAGATTAACATTATGGTTTTAGGTCTTATTTTTGGCtacatcttatatttttttataaatgaatatcttatttttattttgtgtatagGACGGATTTGGGCATGACACAATATACTGAAGTTCGATTGTCCACGAATATGGGATTGTTACATCTTGTTAAAACTCAGACTCTTGTTAAAACATTATGGTTTTAGGTCTTATTTTTGGTtacatcttatatttttttataaatgaatatcTTATCTTTATGTTCTTGATGAAACTCAGAGCATCTGTAGCACAAACTCTAAGaataaatcataaatcaaaaCCCGTTTACAGAATCACCACTAAACCAAGATAGCCCACGTAAACCACCGACATAAAcaatataatgaataaaaaaatagagaaacaaatAAATGTAGCTTCTTGAATGACAGTCCGCACAAAGAGCAATAACAAGAGGTGAAAGCTAGGAAACGAGGAGTAAATGAGTTGTAACCGACCTGCTATTAGCAGAGGAAGCTGCATTGCAAGAAAAGCAAGCAAAAAGGGTGTCACGTATGTTCCCATGGTCAAGACAAAGAGGGAAAATTCCTCACAGAGAGATATATGAACTGTATGCATATATTTGTGAGGCTTGAGCTATATGATGTTCTATGAATCACtggatttttttccttttttatttttttttccttcttttctatttataagACCACATATTGAGTACAGTAGAGTGGTGAATGATGATGCAAAAAATTGATTCGCAATACAGATAATCAGCCTACATCAAACAATGTATGAAAGAGATGCTTGAAAACAAAGCTCGAAACCAGCGGTCAAAAgccatgcaattttttttttttaagcatgcCCTAATCCGAAATATCCATCTCACAGAACTCAAAACTCACCTATCCAAGTACATGATAAACGTAACCATATGGAAGTTCACTTTTCACAAACTTTCTGTTACCTTCATATGAGCAACGCCGGCGGCCAGAGAGTTTCAAGGACTTCGTAGTCCAAAAATTACACCATTTTCTTGTTAAAGGATTTCCCGAGGAGCGGCGGCTTCGAATGAGCAAAGTGGTGACGCTCGGTGTTTCTGGGCGGAGAGCTGGTGGCGCTGGGCAGAGTAAGGTGTGTCGCGGGCGACATAGGAGGGGTTTTGCGGGAGGGAGGAATTCGAAATGCAAAACATCAACCGTATTCCATTTTCTAAAAATGCACActttgaattattaaaaaaaaaaagggaagccACGTATGGTGTGCAAGTGTGCAGCTGCTACAGTTGTTGTTCCGTAGAAGAACTCTGGAATTAATTAGTGGTGCAGGGGACCATTATAGTAATTTCGTTcatttgattatattttttttcaaagttaataaaatctaaatagagaaagagaaaaagaaatcagaGGTCGCTTCAGGGTGTGTGGAGGTGACAGAAGGTAGAGAA
This genomic interval from Carya illinoinensis cultivar Pawnee chromosome 2, C.illinoinensisPawnee_v1, whole genome shotgun sequence contains the following:
- the LOC122301891 gene encoding protein FAR1-RELATED SEQUENCE 5-like — translated: MELVVHLFANEVDANGNKDNAEAKSGVAELIRQHGAFSTRLEMLFDINEDLEGSTVVPDDEVQVEPLRFGMEFDSEKELIAYYKQYAKQEGFGVRTQRTKRDDDGRPVYLTIGCARGGKYYPKPNTNISKPRATTKTDCKVKVNVTLNCHEKLVLTTAENSHNHITLSPKNSRLLQSHKHLDEYSQRILELNDRAGIRMNKNFYSLVVNAGGYENLAFQEKDCRNYIDKARYLRLGKGGSNALNEFFKRMRDQNDSFVSYMDVDDDGRLRNVFWADARSRAAYEYFGDVVSKDTTYLTNRYGMPFAPFVGVNHHGQSILFRAGLLSSEDTHSFVWLFQMWLDCMKGRAPKAIITDQD